aaatataatatattaaaaacattgAAGTATGCAGAGTACCTCCGATTCGATGTTGTAACAACTGACCGGTCATCGACAGAGACAACCGTCGCTCCACTACTCTCTACCACCaaattcctctctctctctctctctctcgggcCGAGCCATGACTACGGCTTCGAAGAACCATTACCACCCCTCTTCTTCCCGGCCACCAAGAAACCCTAACCTCAATACCACTACCACCACACTGGCTAACCTCCAAAATTCCAACCCTAATCCTAATCCCTCCACTACTCCCAATTCCCCAATCATCCTCTCCGAACAAGACCAGGTTCTCTCCTATGCCTCCCACCTCACACGCCAAGAACTCCTCAAGCGTCGTTCCTACAAACTCAAGCAGCTCTCCAAATGCTACAGAGACTACTATTGGGCTCTAATGGAGGACCTCAAGATCCAGTACAGAGACTACTACTGGAAGTACGGTGTCAGCCCATTCAAAGAAGAccatcctattctacaacaacaAAAGCAAGAGCAAGGCGGCGCTGTAGAGAGAGAAAGTGGAGAGAGAGAGGGCGGTATTGTTAATACTGAAGTTATTGGGGAAAATAATAATGGTAATGATTATGTTAATAATTCGCTTTCTAGTTATAAGGGCGATTTGGATTTGAAGAACCATCAACGTTGTCTGTTTGTGGGGTGTAAGCTAAAGGCTATGGCTTTGACTAGTTTTTGTCATCTGCATATCCTCTCTGATACCAAGCAGAAGCTCTATAAGCCCTGCGGTTATGTCATAAAGAGGTAAAGTTTTGCTctattcttctttcttttttcgttTTATGGATTATTTCTTTAATGGGCGTTCCTTTAATTCCATAAATTTCAGTTTCATGTGGGTTTTGATTGTTTggtatcataaaaatatatgttaatGCTGTTAAATTAACGATTCAATTGTGTCCTTTGTTTGCTTTCTTGATGTTTACCCTAACGGATCCCATTCTTGATTCTCATAGTGGTTAAATATGACAAAATTTACGGTAGAAAAAATAGTGGAGCCATTTGGATTCTTCTAGGAGTTAGAAACATGtcacattaataataataaacttggtatttgaaatttttaatattgtatAGGACTTAAACTCTTGATAAAAATCTAATTGTAACTATCTATCTCAATGTGAGATAATAAAATTGTTGTTTTTATCATATAATGCGAGAATAAGAAGAAACATCTGTACTGGATAC
This sequence is a window from Manihot esculenta cultivar AM560-2 chromosome 4, M.esculenta_v8, whole genome shotgun sequence. Protein-coding genes within it:
- the LOC110613485 gene encoding INO80 complex subunit D, coding for MTTASKNHYHPSSSRPPRNPNLNTTTTTLANLQNSNPNPNPSTTPNSPIILSEQDQVLSYASHLTRQELLKRRSYKLKQLSKCYRDYYWALMEDLKIQYRDYYWKYGVSPFKEDHPILQQQKQEQGGAVERESGEREGGIVNTEVIGENNNGNDYVNNSLSSYKGDLDLKNHQRCLFVGCKLKAMALTSFCHLHILSDTKQKLYKPCGYVIKSAQAGPITCGKPILRSTAPSLCTVHFQKAQKHVTRALKKAGLNVSSSSKLAPKFHVIVAEYVRQIQAKRKAAKRGNRIKGLDKEVTS